From one Prochlorococcus marinus str. MIT 0912 genomic stretch:
- a CDS encoding sulfurtransferase TusA family protein, with amino-acid sequence MVEKNIFIDHYLDLCGLSCPVNFVKCCLALENLSSKDILKVDIDIGEAETNVIDGLKEKGYKVKIFTKDSKKVTLIISSE; translated from the coding sequence GTGGTGGAGAAAAATATCTTTATTGATCATTATTTAGATTTATGTGGTCTTTCTTGCCCAGTCAATTTTGTCAAATGCTGCTTGGCTTTGGAAAATTTATCATCAAAAGATATTTTAAAAGTAGATATAGATATTGGTGAAGCAGAAACTAATGTTATTGATGGTTTGAAAGAGAAGGGTTATAAAGTAAAAATTTTTACTAAAGATTCTAAAAAAGTAACTTTGATAATATCGAGTGAATAA
- the rsgA gene encoding ribosome small subunit-dependent GTPase A has translation MNKNKSNKFKGIVVALKANFFIVEIDYKDFKDVSLDQFYEKIRLLCTRRAKLDYQGLFIDVGDKVCVESIDYVNKRAVISEVEPRKSFLIRPAVANVTLVSICISVDEPLLDIGQLSRFLLTAECSNIKPLVVLTKIDLITKDNLMLYVNKLKSWGYDCIPVSTQNSQGIDLLIERFRKTKLTVLAGPSGVGKTSLINHLIPTVSLPTASVSKKLKRGIHTTRHVELFAIGKGSLLADTPGFNRPEIVCEPSDFASLFPEFRLQLAKSQCKFRNCLHRDEPGCVIDKDLERYTFYRENLEEMINSPLPYQGG, from the coding sequence GTGAATAAAAATAAATCTAATAAATTTAAAGGTATTGTTGTTGCACTTAAAGCAAATTTTTTTATCGTAGAGATTGATTACAAAGATTTTAAAGATGTTTCATTGGATCAATTTTATGAAAAAATTAGACTTCTTTGCACACGAAGAGCCAAGTTAGATTATCAAGGTTTATTTATAGATGTAGGTGATAAAGTTTGTGTTGAGTCTATTGATTATGTAAATAAACGAGCTGTAATTTCTGAAGTTGAGCCTCGAAAAAGCTTTTTAATACGGCCTGCTGTGGCTAATGTAACATTAGTTTCTATTTGTATCTCAGTTGATGAGCCTTTATTGGATATTGGACAATTAAGTCGTTTTTTGTTAACAGCTGAATGTTCAAATATAAAACCTTTGGTAGTTCTAACGAAAATAGATTTAATTACAAAGGATAATTTGATGTTATATGTAAATAAATTAAAAAGCTGGGGTTATGATTGTATACCAGTATCTACACAGAATTCTCAGGGCATCGATTTATTAATTGAACGATTTAGAAAAACAAAATTAACTGTACTTGCTGGTCCTTCTGGGGTAGGAAAGACAAGTTTAATTAATCATTTAATACCAACTGTTTCATTACCAACTGCATCTGTTTCAAAAAAATTAAAGAGAGGTATACATACCACGAGACATGTCGAACTTTTTGCGATTGGAAAAGGATCACTTCTTGCTGATACTCCTGGGTTTAATCGTCCAGAAATAGTATGTGAGCCATCAGACTTTGCTTCTTTGTTCCCAGAGTTTCGATTGCAATTAGCTAAGTCACAATGCAAGTTTCGTAATTGTTTGCATAGAGATGAGCCTGGTTGTGTAATTGATAAAGATCTTGAAAGATATACTTTTTATCGTGAAAATCTTGAGGAAATGATTAATTCTCCTCTCCCATACCAGGGAGGTTAA
- a CDS encoding YbaB/EbfC family nucleoid-associated protein, which translates to MAGFGLPNFGQLTEAFKKAQQIQQNAQKLQEELEVMEIQGTNNDNRAKIWMSGNQKPLRVEIDQSLLSEKKEIIENAILDAMKSAHEVSTSTMKERMEDLTGGFKLNLPGMGEEN; encoded by the coding sequence ATGGCTGGATTCGGACTACCAAACTTTGGTCAACTCACTGAAGCTTTTAAAAAAGCACAACAAATTCAGCAGAATGCTCAAAAACTTCAAGAAGAGCTGGAAGTTATGGAAATACAAGGAACAAACAATGACAATCGGGCAAAAATATGGATGTCAGGAAATCAAAAGCCTTTACGAGTAGAAATTGACCAATCTCTTCTCTCTGAAAAAAAAGAAATAATCGAAAATGCCATACTAGATGCTATGAAATCTGCTCATGAAGTTTCGACTTCGACTATGAAAGAAAGAATGGAAGATTTAACAGGTGGATTTAAGCTTAACCTCCCTGGTATGGGAGAGGAGAATTAA
- the murB gene encoding UDP-N-acetylmuramate dehydrogenase has translation MNSIRLEKNISLSNFTTWRIGGPAEWIAQPKNIEEIKSLINWTNKKKIPCNIIGAGSNLLINDIGIKGLSLCMRNLKGIQIDKSHGIVDVLSGEMLPTLARKAAANGLHGLEWAVGIPGTIGGAVVMNAGAQENCISDYLQSITTLSSTGEYKTIKRKDLNFGYRDSLLQNENLIVLSARLKLVSGHAEKIRQVTNANLNHRLRTQPYKAQTCGSVFRNPEPLKAAKLIEDLGLKGFRFGGAEISKIHSNFIINANKASSYDVRELIRYIQKRVFNSYGILLETEVKQCGF, from the coding sequence ATGAATTCCATTCGGTTAGAAAAAAATATTTCCTTATCAAATTTCACTACGTGGAGAATAGGGGGTCCTGCAGAATGGATTGCTCAACCAAAAAATATTGAAGAAATTAAATCTTTAATTAATTGGACAAATAAGAAAAAAATTCCCTGCAATATAATTGGTGCTGGATCAAATCTTTTAATCAATGACATAGGAATCAAGGGTTTAAGCCTATGTATGCGTAATTTGAAAGGGATTCAAATTGATAAAAGTCATGGAATTGTTGACGTCCTTAGTGGTGAGATGCTTCCAACTTTGGCCAGAAAAGCAGCTGCAAATGGACTTCATGGACTTGAATGGGCTGTAGGAATACCAGGAACCATAGGTGGAGCAGTAGTTATGAATGCAGGAGCACAAGAAAATTGCATATCTGATTATCTCCAAAGTATTACAACGCTATCTTCTACAGGTGAATACAAAACTATCAAGAGAAAAGATCTCAATTTTGGTTACCGAGACAGTCTTCTTCAAAATGAAAATTTAATTGTCTTATCTGCTCGACTAAAGCTGGTTTCAGGTCATGCAGAAAAAATTCGACAGGTCACAAATGCAAACCTAAACCATAGATTAAGAACTCAACCTTATAAAGCCCAAACCTGCGGAAGTGTTTTTCGTAATCCTGAACCTTTGAAAGCTGCAAAATTAATTGAAGATCTTGGTTTAAAAGGATTTCGTTTTGGTGGAGCGGAAATATCAAAAATACATTCAAATTTTATAATTAATGCAAATAAAGCTTCCTCATATGACGTAAGAGAATTGATTAGATATATCCAAAAAAGAGTTTTTAATTCTTATGGAATCTTGTTAGAAACAGAAGTCAAACAATGTGGCTTTTAA
- the murC gene encoding UDP-N-acetylmuramate--L-alanine ligase — MKSYLSLETEAKLKKLQELPPHIHFIGIGGIGMSALAMILVKNGYSISGSDRKKSLTLKELAGNQIHIFQTQEESNIDEILKVHGKNILVVTSSAIRQDNLELSQAKKYNLTINHRSDILAFLIEQKRSIIISGSHGKTTTSTYITTLFSYANRNPTAIIGGIVPLYKKNYNFGNSEFLIAEADESDGSLVKFNSNIGIITNLELEHVDHYQDLEDLIKTIKKFAQKCEYLISNFDCENIKHSIENTKWFSIKKIHNVDFALIPKKSNGYEIIAEYYEQEKFIDIIKIPVPGIHNLSNTVAAIAACRVAGILFKDIKKGINNLQLPGRRFEYKGLWKNRLIVEDYAHHPSEIDAAISIASTIINTKHNISNISPKRLVTIFQPHRYSRTEKFQKEFAESLSKSDLVFITPIYSAGEDEIEGINNKTIGYELEKLKPDLTIYTPENNQNLIKLIKKHTIEKDLILIMGAGDINIICANLFLELIKNKSINNNLAA; from the coding sequence ATGAAGAGTTATCTTTCACTCGAGACTGAAGCGAAATTGAAGAAGTTACAAGAGTTACCACCTCATATTCACTTTATTGGGATCGGAGGTATTGGTATGTCTGCTCTAGCAATGATTCTCGTAAAAAATGGATATTCTATATCTGGCTCTGACAGAAAAAAAAGCCTGACTTTAAAAGAACTAGCTGGAAATCAAATCCATATTTTTCAAACTCAAGAAGAATCGAATATTGACGAAATTTTGAAAGTTCATGGGAAAAATATATTAGTTGTTACAAGTTCAGCCATACGCCAAGATAATTTAGAATTATCTCAAGCCAAAAAATATAATTTAACAATCAATCATCGTTCAGATATATTAGCTTTTTTAATTGAACAAAAGAGATCAATAATTATCTCAGGATCTCATGGTAAAACAACAACAAGTACTTATATTACAACATTATTTTCTTATGCCAATAGGAATCCAACAGCTATCATTGGCGGAATTGTACCTCTCTACAAAAAAAACTATAATTTTGGTAATAGTGAGTTTTTAATCGCAGAAGCAGATGAATCAGATGGATCATTAGTAAAATTTAATTCAAATATTGGAATAATAACTAATTTAGAACTTGAACATGTTGATCATTATCAAGATCTAGAAGATTTAATAAAAACCATAAAAAAGTTTGCTCAAAAGTGTGAATACTTAATTAGCAATTTTGACTGTGAGAATATTAAACATAGTATAGAAAATACGAAATGGTTTTCAATTAAAAAAATCCATAATGTAGATTTTGCACTTATTCCCAAAAAATCTAATGGATATGAAATTATTGCTGAATATTATGAACAGGAAAAATTTATTGATATCATAAAAATACCTGTTCCCGGAATACATAATTTAAGCAATACAGTGGCAGCAATAGCAGCTTGTAGAGTAGCTGGAATTCTTTTTAAAGATATAAAAAAAGGAATTAACAATTTACAGCTGCCTGGAAGAAGATTTGAATATAAAGGATTATGGAAAAACAGATTAATAGTTGAAGATTATGCTCATCATCCTAGTGAAATTGATGCTGCAATCTCAATTGCATCTACTATCATCAATACAAAACATAATATTTCAAACATATCACCTAAGAGATTAGTTACAATATTTCAACCACATCGATATAGTAGAACTGAAAAATTTCAAAAAGAATTTGCAGAAAGTCTAAGCAAGTCTGATTTAGTATTCATAACTCCAATTTACTCTGCTGGAGAAGATGAAATTGAAGGAATAAATAATAAAACTATTGGATATGAATTAGAAAAATTAAAACCTGACCTAACAATATATACTCCAGAGAATAATCAAAATTTAATAAAGCTAATAAAAAAACATACAATTGAAAAAGACTTGATTTTAATCATGGGCGCAGGAGATATTAATATTATATGTGCAAATCTATTTTTAGAATTAATAAAAAATAAATCGATTAATAATAATTTGGCCGCTTAA
- the gap gene encoding type I glyceraldehyde-3-phosphate dehydrogenase: MTLRVAINGFGRIGRNFMRCWLSRGANTNIEVVGINVTSDPKTCAHLLKYDSILGAINDAEISHTDDTFQINGKTIKCYSDRNPLNLPWKEWGIDLVIESTGVFNTDVGASKHLQVGAKKVILTAPGKGDGVGTYVVGVNADTYSHEDFDILSNASCTTNCLAPIVKVLDQQLGINKGLMTTIHSYTGDQRILDNAHRDLRRARAAAMNLVPTSTGAAKAVALVYPEMKGKLTGIAMRVPTPNVSAVDLVFESSRKTSAEEVNSLLKTASQGEMKGIIKYGDLPLVSTDYAGTNESTIVDEALTMCIDDNMVKVLAWYDNEWGYSQRVVDLAEIVAKKWK, encoded by the coding sequence ATGACTTTGCGTGTAGCGATTAATGGATTCGGAAGAATTGGACGCAATTTTATGCGTTGTTGGCTCAGTAGGGGTGCAAATACAAATATTGAGGTGGTCGGTATTAACGTCACTTCTGATCCAAAAACTTGTGCCCATTTGCTCAAATATGACTCTATTCTTGGTGCTATCAATGACGCCGAAATTTCACATACAGACGATACATTTCAAATCAATGGCAAAACTATAAAATGTTATTCAGACAGAAATCCATTGAATCTTCCTTGGAAAGAGTGGGGAATTGATTTAGTTATTGAGTCAACAGGTGTATTTAATACTGATGTTGGTGCAAGTAAGCATTTACAAGTTGGAGCTAAGAAGGTCATTCTCACAGCACCTGGTAAGGGAGATGGTGTAGGTACTTATGTTGTTGGTGTTAATGCCGATACTTACTCTCATGAAGATTTTGATATCCTCAGCAATGCAAGTTGCACAACCAATTGTTTAGCTCCAATAGTAAAAGTTTTAGATCAACAATTAGGGATTAACAAAGGTTTAATGACCACGATTCATAGTTATACGGGAGATCAAAGAATCTTAGATAACGCTCATCGTGATTTGCGTCGTGCAAGAGCAGCCGCAATGAATTTGGTTCCTACTTCAACTGGAGCGGCAAAAGCTGTTGCTCTTGTTTATCCAGAAATGAAAGGGAAACTAACTGGTATTGCGATGCGAGTTCCTACTCCTAATGTTTCTGCAGTTGATTTAGTTTTTGAATCAAGTCGGAAAACTAGTGCTGAAGAGGTAAATTCATTATTGAAAACTGCTTCACAGGGCGAAATGAAAGGAATCATCAAATATGGTGATTTGCCTCTCGTGTCTACTGATTATGCGGGAACTAATGAATCAACCATTGTTGATGAAGCTTTAACAATGTGTATAGACGACAATATGGTGAAAGTTTTAGCTTGGTATGATAATGAGTGGGGTTATAGCCAAAGAGTTGTTGACTTGGCGGAAATTGTTGCTAAAAAATGGAAATAA